The genomic segment AAGTTGTATTATGGATCTATGCCACGGATTGTTTTCGGAAAAGTTGTAGCAAACAGAATCCAATAAATGATCTCTTCAGCAACAGTAATACGTGAATACATTTTGATTGATACACTCATACACAGATGTGAACACATGAAAACGTATAATATCATATAGTATCAGACTATCAGTGTGCTTCTCAGCTTCTCTTGACAGGATCAAAGTTGGAAACACCGACCACTGCACCAACTATGGCGAAGAGCACAACACCACCAGCCACAATGCTGAGCAAGAAGTTCTTAAGAGACGGGGAAACCGCTGCCTCAGCCACATCTGGAACAATCATGGAAGCGGTCAATGCAGCGGCTGTTAATCCGGTAACCGCCTTCTCCTTCAATGAAGCATTGACTTCGAACTTTCCTGCTTGCTTCGACATCTTAACTGCCTTTGATGTCCTCAAAGGCAATGGCTTGAGGAAGGCATCGGCACTGGCCGGCTGCCTCTTCTGGCTGGCACGAGTAAGCGGCATCGAAACAGCAGAAGAGGATGCCATTTTTCTTACTCAGGCAAGTTTCTTCCTCTTGTGCTAAATGTTTTTGGTTTTGATATGCATGTTTCTTGGGCAGGAGGTTATAGTGGGGGATGTGGAGAGTGGAGAAGGCAGCAGAATGAGAGGCGGAAAATTGAGGGTATCCCACAAATTGTCCTACGTGGCAGCTTCTCCACTTGTTTTGGTGGATAAGCTTATCTTTTCCATTGCCACCTGTTTCATATAAAATGGTCAAAAAAAAATCTCATTTTCGTTTTGAAATAGAACTGGCCAGGGTCAGCTTGAGAATTAAGATTAAATAGAAACCAATTAATTTTACCCACGTTTATTTCCATAGTCTTGTtcatgagtaggtctcatgtgaccGTGTCACGGAacacaatctgtgagacgggtcaatcctacccatattcacaataaaaagtaatagtcttagcataaaaaataata from the Primulina eburnea isolate SZY01 chromosome 3, ASM2296580v1, whole genome shotgun sequence genome contains:
- the LOC140825848 gene encoding uncharacterized protein, whose translation is MASSSAVSMPLTRASQKRQPASADAFLKPLPLRTSKAVKMSKQAGKFEVNASLKEKAVTGLTAAALTASMIVPDVAEAAVSPSLKNFLLSIVAGGVVLFAIVGAVVGVSNFDPVKRS